In Syntrophorhabdales bacterium, a single window of DNA contains:
- the pstA gene encoding phosphate ABC transporter permease PstA, translating to MRLNPRFADKFIRTALLLQALFTVSILVFIVFIVFIKGAANITPEFIFSYPEDMGRHGGIFPAILGTIFLAVLSIVLATPLGVGTAIYLTEYTKESTLTRVIRFGVESLAGIPSIIYGLFGFIFFVIKLKLGWSLLSGTLTIMIMVLPTIIRTAEEAIKAVPRNLRMVSFSLGATKWETVTKVVLPSAAPGILTGIMLSVGRAVSETAAVIFTMGSSLRLPTSLLDSGRTMAVHFYILAREGISLEKAYATALVLVVSILLINVAAYYTMNKMIARYS from the coding sequence GTGAGACTCAATCCGAGGTTCGCAGACAAGTTCATACGCACTGCCCTGCTGCTCCAGGCGCTCTTCACGGTCAGCATCCTTGTCTTCATCGTCTTTATCGTCTTTATCAAGGGAGCCGCCAACATAACGCCTGAATTTATCTTTTCTTACCCGGAGGACATGGGGCGTCACGGCGGCATATTCCCGGCCATTCTTGGGACAATTTTTCTTGCCGTCCTTTCTATTGTCCTTGCCACGCCCCTTGGCGTGGGCACCGCCATCTATCTAACCGAGTACACCAAGGAGTCCACACTCACCCGTGTGATCCGTTTCGGTGTGGAATCCCTTGCCGGCATTCCATCGATCATTTACGGACTTTTCGGGTTCATTTTTTTTGTCATAAAGCTTAAGCTCGGATGGTCGCTGCTGTCCGGAACGCTGACGATTATGATCATGGTCCTGCCCACGATCATACGCACCGCAGAAGAGGCGATCAAAGCAGTGCCGCGAAATTTGCGCATGGTCAGTTTCTCGCTGGGCGCGACAAAATGGGAAACGGTCACAAAGGTCGTTCTTCCTTCAGCTGCACCGGGGATTCTCACGGGCATCATGCTCAGCGTCGGGAGGGCTGTTTCCGAGACCGCTGCAGTGATCTTCACCATGGGAAGCTCTCTGCGACTACCCACAAGCCTGCTCGATTCAGGAAGAACCATGGCCGTGCACTTTTACATTCTGGCACGGGAAGGCATATCCCTCGAGAAGGCGTATGCGACCGCACTGGTGCTCGTTGTCAGCATTCTCCTGATCAACGTGGCCGCTTATTACACCATGAATAAAATGATAGCCAGGTACAGCTAA
- a CDS encoding DUF4105 domain-containing protein, whose protein sequence is MLRLKKARISIFLSCLLILYSAGFAARLCAEDSSYLDSALTEARDKALYQDRYWQILLHYNKGFFGTRSLIDDPKFFLAKDGKYNAASELEATIRGIFTNEVRDGKPVACKFVARYAWIKEKLRLDESRIPAPECSNYNEPIKSFDSLLDEMKPESVTLVFPDAHINSPASMFGHTLLVIETESKSKLLAYAVNYAAFTQETFGPLYAVKGLFGFYKGYFSMLPYYGKLQEYGDIDRRDIWEYPLNLTRDETKQLLMHLYELDNIYAYYYFFDENCSYDLLFLLEAARPSLHLTDQQRFWVIPLDTIKDAQKKGIVLGAEFRPSQTTKIEYLGSLMTRDEKMTAIRMARGQLPPDEGLKQDVPQPEKKILTYDLSIDYLQYLRTRKEIPTETYIERFLKILQTRSNLGAQDSQQYRVPVPPRPDQGHDPSRIGFAAGSKGGSPFQELSYRPVYHSLLDDGKGYREGAQIIFGETSVRYYSQENKFKLEGLDVINIVSLAPRDMLFQPISWMVDTGLTQRIMNDGKDHMIAHLTPAGGFSWKNDILGLYYFMVQSSFTAGGAIPDNYAIGAGASAGLLRKINDSWRVHLYAKNIYYGLGSEYNFFEAGLMQSVILSTNSTISLGLTRSRSYSFYQTELKCGINVYF, encoded by the coding sequence ATGCTGCGCCTAAAAAAGGCGCGCATCTCCATCTTTCTTTCATGCCTCCTGATTTTATACAGCGCCGGCTTTGCTGCAAGGCTCTGCGCTGAAGATAGTTCTTATCTCGATTCCGCACTGACAGAGGCCCGCGATAAAGCCCTGTATCAAGATCGGTACTGGCAGATCCTCCTTCACTACAACAAAGGCTTTTTCGGCACGCGAAGCCTGATCGACGATCCGAAATTCTTCCTCGCGAAAGACGGCAAGTACAATGCGGCGTCAGAACTTGAGGCAACTATCAGAGGTATTTTCACTAACGAGGTCAGAGACGGAAAGCCTGTGGCCTGCAAGTTTGTGGCGCGATATGCATGGATAAAAGAGAAGCTTCGTCTGGACGAGTCGCGTATCCCTGCTCCGGAATGCAGTAATTACAATGAACCGATCAAGTCTTTCGACAGCCTGCTGGACGAGATGAAACCAGAATCGGTCACGCTCGTTTTTCCGGACGCGCACATCAATAGTCCTGCGTCAATGTTCGGCCACACGTTGCTGGTCATAGAGACCGAGTCAAAAAGTAAGCTCCTCGCGTATGCAGTCAATTACGCCGCGTTCACCCAGGAGACGTTCGGTCCTCTTTACGCGGTTAAGGGTCTCTTTGGTTTCTACAAAGGCTATTTCTCCATGCTACCTTATTACGGCAAACTGCAGGAATACGGCGATATCGACAGGAGGGACATCTGGGAATACCCTCTCAACCTGACCCGGGACGAAACGAAACAGCTTCTCATGCATCTCTACGAGCTGGACAACATTTATGCGTACTACTATTTCTTTGATGAAAACTGTTCCTACGACCTGCTCTTTCTCCTTGAGGCTGCCCGACCCTCCCTGCATCTGACGGATCAACAGAGGTTCTGGGTCATTCCCCTCGATACGATTAAGGACGCGCAAAAGAAAGGCATAGTTCTCGGGGCTGAGTTCAGACCCTCGCAAACAACGAAGATAGAGTACCTCGGGTCCCTGATGACGAGAGATGAAAAAATGACTGCAATCCGTATGGCCAGAGGGCAGCTTCCGCCCGATGAGGGACTGAAGCAGGACGTCCCGCAGCCGGAAAAAAAGATACTGACATACGACCTTTCAATTGATTACCTTCAATACCTGCGCACACGAAAAGAGATACCCACGGAGACGTACATTGAAAGGTTCCTTAAAATCCTGCAGACAAGGAGCAACCTCGGGGCGCAGGATAGCCAACAATACCGGGTGCCTGTTCCGCCGAGACCGGACCAGGGGCACGACCCGAGCCGGATAGGGTTCGCAGCAGGCTCAAAGGGAGGCAGTCCCTTCCAGGAGCTCAGTTACAGGCCTGTCTATCACAGCCTTCTCGATGATGGGAAGGGGTACCGTGAGGGAGCGCAGATCATCTTTGGAGAAACCAGCGTCAGGTACTATTCCCAGGAGAACAAGTTTAAGCTGGAGGGCCTGGACGTCATTAATATCGTTTCTCTGGCGCCCAGGGATATGCTGTTCCAGCCGATTTCCTGGATGGTGGATACCGGCTTGACACAGAGGATCATGAACGACGGTAAGGATCACATGATCGCCCATCTCACTCCCGCCGGCGGATTTTCCTGGAAGAACGACATTCTTGGGCTCTATTATTTTATGGTGCAGTCGAGTTTCACCGCCGGGGGCGCTATCCCGGACAACTACGCAATCGGAGCGGGCGCTTCAGCGGGACTCCTGAGGAAGATCAACGACTCCTGGAGGGTGCACCTCTACGCAAAAAACATCTACTATGGATTGGGAAGCGAGTACAACTTCTTTGAAGCCGGACTCATGCAGAGCGTTATCCTCAGCACTAATTCAACCATCTCTCTCGGTCTCACACGAAGCAGAAGTTACTCTTTCTATCAGACGGAGCTGAAGTGCGGCATCAATGTTTACTTCTGA
- a CDS encoding alpha/beta hydrolase, which translates to MFTSELKKNFDPRRKLPLFPAIVLLMLFVFPGCGAQFMYRPDKVIRATPEDENLTYESVSFETEDSVRLSAWWIPAQEQIGVILFFHGNGGNISHYLEPVLVWHRMGLSTLSVDYRGYGMSAGSPTEKGTYLDAEAAWRYLVRERGVDPRCIIIYGKSLGGSVAAHLARDRTPAVLVVDSSFTRIATVGHELVPWAPAGLILGNAYNTVEYIRSARCPVLIIHSRDDEMIALHHAEELYEAAPSPKELLLTSGSHNGGFHQSLPVYEPGLTSFVRRYLPGR; encoded by the coding sequence ATGTTTACTTCTGAATTAAAAAAGAATTTTGACCCCCGCCGTAAACTCCCGCTTTTCCCCGCGATCGTTCTACTCATGCTCTTTGTTTTTCCCGGTTGCGGGGCTCAGTTCATGTATCGTCCCGATAAGGTGATCAGGGCTACTCCTGAAGACGAGAACCTCACCTACGAGAGTGTCTCATTTGAAACGGAAGACAGCGTCAGGCTTTCGGCCTGGTGGATACCCGCACAAGAGCAGATCGGCGTGATTCTCTTTTTTCACGGCAACGGTGGTAATATCTCGCACTATCTTGAACCGGTGCTCGTCTGGCACAGGATGGGGCTCAGCACTCTTTCCGTTGATTATCGCGGGTACGGCATGAGTGCAGGCTCTCCCACAGAAAAGGGCACCTACCTGGATGCCGAGGCCGCGTGGCGCTATCTTGTGCGGGAACGGGGAGTAGACCCCCGCTGCATTATCATATATGGAAAATCACTCGGCGGGTCAGTTGCCGCACACCTTGCCCGGGACAGAACGCCGGCTGTGCTCGTCGTCGATTCTTCCTTTACCCGCATCGCAACTGTCGGCCATGAGCTCGTCCCATGGGCTCCGGCGGGGCTTATCCTTGGCAATGCCTACAACACAGTAGAGTATATCAGGTCCGCAAGGTGTCCTGTGCTCATCATACACAGCCGCGACGACGAAATGATTGCCCTTCACCATGCGGAGGAGCTCTACGAAGCTGCTCCCTCTCCCAAGGAATTGCTCCTCACATCAGGATCTCATAACGGGGGTTTTCATCAGTCTCTGCCCGTGTATGAACCCGGGCTAACGAGCTTTGTGCGTAGATACCTTCCCGGCCGATGA
- the pstC gene encoding phosphate ABC transporter permease subunit PstC, giving the protein MASQLLSRERLIKYLLVISALSSLLFLFIIFAFILGEGLPLFYKVGTVNIIFGFTWAPTKGFFGIFPMIVSSYMVTLGALVFGAPLALGCATYLSEYASRRMKLFLKPALELLAGIPSVVYGFLGVVYIVPLIREHFGGPGFSILATSIVLGIMILPTIISISFDSLMSVPPTYREASVAMGATKWQTIYNVVIPAARSGILASFILGMGRAVGETMAVIMVAGNALRIPMSLLDPLRTLTSNIALELAYASGDHRSALFSTGVVLLTIIMILNFIANFWVKRKVAG; this is encoded by the coding sequence ATGGCTAGTCAACTTCTCAGTCGGGAACGCTTGATCAAATACCTGCTCGTGATCTCTGCTTTGTCTTCGCTTCTCTTTCTTTTCATTATCTTTGCGTTCATTCTGGGAGAAGGGCTACCCCTCTTTTACAAAGTAGGAACGGTCAACATCATTTTTGGCTTCACCTGGGCACCGACCAAGGGGTTCTTCGGGATTTTCCCTATGATCGTCTCGTCGTACATGGTAACGCTCGGAGCCCTCGTCTTCGGTGCTCCCCTCGCCCTTGGCTGCGCCACCTACCTTTCCGAATACGCGTCACGAAGAATGAAGCTCTTCCTCAAACCTGCACTTGAGCTCCTCGCGGGTATTCCGTCGGTAGTGTATGGCTTTCTAGGCGTCGTTTACATCGTCCCACTGATCAGGGAGCACTTCGGCGGTCCAGGCTTCTCCATCCTTGCCACCTCCATCGTGCTCGGCATTATGATTCTGCCCACAATCATCAGCATCTCTTTCGATTCTCTGATGAGCGTTCCACCTACCTACAGGGAGGCGTCAGTGGCCATGGGCGCGACCAAGTGGCAGACCATCTACAATGTGGTTATTCCGGCCGCCAGGTCGGGCATCCTGGCGAGTTTCATCCTGGGCATGGGAAGGGCCGTAGGCGAAACCATGGCCGTCATCATGGTCGCCGGAAATGCGCTGCGCATACCCATGAGCCTGCTCGATCCCTTGAGAACCCTGACCAGCAACATCGCCCTGGAGCTTGCATACGCCTCCGGGGATCACCGAAGCGCCCTCTTCTCCACGGGAGTGGTGCTACTGACCATCATCATGATACTCAACTTCATTGCCAATTTCTGGGTAAAACGGAAGGTTGCCGGGTGA
- a CDS encoding ATP-binding protein, with amino-acid sequence MERKRTEEPLKRSEEEARRLAQEASVIAEIGRIISSSFDIEEVYERFAEEVHKLIPFDRVLVNLVDHQGGTITTAYTAGMEVPGRAKRVVFPIKGTVTEEMIRSYAPVLFNPESVEEVQERFPGLLFAYKAGLRSRLSVLLIARGTVIGSLTLWSKQTKAYGERDITLAQSVASQIAGAIANAQLFQECNRAAEALKESEERYRGIFDNALEGIFQSTPEGRFVSVNPALARIYGWESSQEMIREVPSVWSLYTDHAVCLHHRKLLDDKGVARGLEAEHWRKDRSKFLVSLEIREVRDSSGIKVYYEGLVQDSSEKRELEDQLRQAHKMEAIGTLAGGIAHDFNNILAAMMGFSELARDRIPSDSDAQHYLKRVLDAGLRGRELVRQILAFSRKAEGERSDVRLTSVVKETYELLRSSLPSTIRMPLAITTNEDHVIADPTQLQQVIINLATNAAYAMRDSGGELAISVSSVTFPPDSSFVNPDLKPGTYVKLTVQDTGGGIPEEVRGRIFEPFFTTKGKGQGTGMGLAVVHGVVKGHGGAIAVQSEVGRGSRFDVFLPSAQIRTTSEENSRISTPTGTEQILFVDDEEMLLEMGKAMLEGLGYQVTLAQHASEAWRLFSDQPGRFDLVIVDQTMPDMTGMELAKKMLKVHPKVPIILCTGYSDLVSAEKAKEAGIREFSMKPLAKKELAEVVRRVLDQTKDSSAGKVSTHKAR; translated from the coding sequence ATGGAGAGAAAACGTACAGAGGAGCCGCTGAAGAGAAGTGAAGAAGAAGCCCGGCGGTTAGCCCAGGAAGCGAGCGTTATTGCCGAGATCGGGCGCATCATCAGTTCAAGTTTCGATATTGAAGAAGTCTATGAGCGCTTTGCCGAAGAGGTGCATAAACTCATTCCCTTTGACCGTGTTCTGGTCAACCTTGTGGATCATCAGGGGGGCACCATCACCACTGCGTATACAGCAGGGATGGAGGTCCCAGGCAGAGCGAAGAGAGTCGTCTTTCCAATCAAGGGGACTGTCACCGAAGAAATGATACGTTCCTATGCCCCCGTTCTTTTTAATCCAGAGTCTGTCGAGGAGGTACAAGAGCGCTTTCCCGGGTTGCTGTTCGCTTACAAAGCCGGTCTGCGTTCCAGACTTTCCGTGCTCCTGATCGCCAGGGGGACAGTGATCGGAAGCCTTACGCTCTGGTCAAAGCAGACGAAGGCGTACGGTGAGCGTGACATTACGCTGGCGCAGAGTGTTGCCAGCCAGATCGCCGGTGCTATTGCCAATGCCCAGCTTTTCCAGGAGTGCAACCGTGCAGCCGAGGCCCTGAAAGAGAGCGAGGAGAGATATCGGGGCATCTTCGACAATGCCCTGGAAGGCATTTTTCAGAGCACTCCAGAAGGACGGTTTGTGAGTGTCAACCCCGCCCTTGCGAGGATCTACGGCTGGGAATCCTCTCAGGAAATGATACGGGAAGTCCCCAGTGTCTGGAGCTTATATACTGACCATGCAGTCTGTTTGCACCATAGGAAGCTTCTCGACGATAAGGGAGTCGCACGAGGCCTCGAAGCGGAACATTGGCGAAAAGATAGAAGCAAATTTCTCGTTTCTCTTGAGATCAGGGAAGTGAGGGACTCTAGCGGGATAAAGGTATACTACGAAGGGTTAGTGCAGGACAGCTCGGAGAAGAGGGAACTTGAAGACCAGCTTCGCCAGGCTCACAAAATGGAGGCCATCGGCACCCTTGCAGGCGGCATTGCCCATGACTTCAATAACATACTTGCGGCGATGATGGGATTTTCGGAGCTTGCTCGTGACCGCATCCCCTCTGATTCCGATGCGCAGCATTACCTTAAAAGGGTGTTGGATGCGGGTCTCAGGGGGAGAGAGCTCGTCAGGCAGATTCTTGCTTTCAGTCGCAAAGCCGAAGGCGAACGAAGTGATGTCAGGCTCACGTCGGTCGTAAAAGAAACGTACGAGTTATTAAGGTCCTCTCTGCCGAGCACGATTCGTATGCCGCTTGCCATTACGACGAACGAGGATCACGTGATTGCCGATCCGACGCAGCTGCAGCAGGTGATAATCAACCTTGCCACTAATGCGGCGTATGCCATGCGGGATTCGGGGGGAGAACTCGCAATCAGTGTCTCTTCTGTCACCTTTCCTCCGGACAGTTCCTTTGTAAATCCCGATCTCAAGCCGGGGACCTACGTGAAACTGACCGTACAGGACACCGGAGGCGGAATTCCCGAAGAAGTACGAGGGAGGATATTCGAACCGTTCTTTACCACCAAGGGCAAGGGTCAGGGCACGGGCATGGGTCTGGCGGTAGTACATGGCGTGGTGAAGGGACACGGGGGCGCGATCGCTGTGCAAAGCGAGGTCGGGAGAGGATCAAGGTTTGATGTTTTCTTGCCGTCTGCGCAGATTAGGACAACCAGTGAAGAGAATTCAAGAATATCTACACCCACAGGAACTGAGCAGATACTCTTTGTGGATGACGAAGAGATGCTCCTCGAAATGGGTAAGGCTATGCTGGAGGGACTCGGGTACCAGGTAACTCTTGCTCAACATGCTTCGGAAGCCTGGAGGCTCTTCAGCGATCAGCCCGGGCGGTTCGATCTCGTAATCGTGGATCAGACTATGCCTGACATGACGGGGATGGAACTGGCGAAAAAGATGCTCAAGGTACACCCGAAGGTGCCTATCATCCTCTGCACCGGATACAGCGACCTGGTATCGGCTGAAAAAGCAAAGGAAGCCGGTATCCGCGAGTTCTCGATGAAACCGCTGGCCAAGAAGGAACTGGCAGAGGTTGTGCGCAGAGTGCTCGATCAGACAAAGGATTCATCGGCCGGGAAGGTATCTACGCACAAAGCTCGTTAG
- the phoU gene encoding phosphate signaling complex protein PhoU, producing MEGHISRIFDEELRELKESMLFEGELVQKAVKNAVTALQTRDSDLARKVIQDDDVINTKEVEIDEFCLKLLALRQPAAKDLRFIATAIKINYDLERMGDMAVNICERVLELNQEPQLKPYIDLPQMAEIAQQMVKESLDAFVKEDPQLAWKVTKEDEDVDHLNEQIFRELLTYMSEDLRTISRATRLLFISKYLERLADHAVNIAELVIFLVQGKIIRHLKADPDP from the coding sequence ATGGAAGGCCACATCAGCCGCATATTCGACGAAGAATTGAGAGAGCTGAAAGAATCGATGCTGTTCGAAGGGGAACTGGTTCAGAAGGCGGTGAAGAACGCAGTGACCGCCCTGCAGACGAGGGATTCCGATCTCGCGCGCAAAGTCATACAGGATGATGATGTCATCAACACCAAAGAGGTGGAGATCGATGAATTCTGTCTCAAACTGCTTGCCTTGCGACAGCCTGCTGCGAAGGACTTGCGGTTCATAGCCACTGCCATAAAGATCAATTACGATCTGGAACGTATGGGTGACATGGCGGTTAACATCTGCGAACGGGTATTGGAGCTCAATCAGGAGCCGCAGCTCAAACCTTACATCGATTTGCCTCAAATGGCGGAGATTGCCCAGCAGATGGTTAAAGAAAGCCTTGACGCTTTCGTAAAAGAGGATCCGCAGCTCGCCTGGAAGGTCACCAAGGAAGACGAGGACGTCGATCACCTGAACGAACAGATTTTCCGCGAGTTGCTGACGTATATGTCTGAAGACCTGAGAACAATATCCAGGGCGACGCGACTGCTTTTCATCTCCAAATATTTGGAGAGATTGGCAGACCACGCTGTCAACATCGCCGAACTCGTGATATTTCTCGTGCAGGGGAAGATCATCCGGCATCTGAAGGCTGATCCTGATCCATAA
- the pstB gene encoding phosphate ABC transporter ATP-binding protein PstB yields the protein MATDTDMQGFALATESLNLYYGGFHALINVDFKVIKNSITSLIGPSGCGKSTLLRCFNRMNELIPEVRIEGELYINETPMDEIDVIDLRRRVGMVFQRPNPFPFSVYENLVYGLKVHGVKRQKHHETVERCLRAVGLWDDIKDRFKQPALTLSDEMKQRLCVARVLTIEPEIILLDEPCSALDPIATLRIEELMAELKKDYTILIVTHNMQQAARVSDYAGFMLLGELVEFGKTDQIFTSPKDERTEQYITGRFG from the coding sequence ATGGCCACAGATACGGACATGCAGGGCTTTGCCTTAGCGACAGAGTCGCTCAACCTGTACTACGGAGGGTTTCACGCTCTCATCAATGTGGACTTCAAGGTAATTAAGAATTCCATAACGTCACTGATCGGTCCCTCGGGGTGTGGCAAGTCAACGCTGCTCCGTTGTTTTAACCGGATGAATGAACTGATTCCCGAGGTCAGAATCGAGGGTGAACTGTACATCAATGAGACCCCTATGGATGAAATCGACGTGATAGATTTGCGGAGAAGAGTAGGCATGGTTTTTCAGCGGCCCAACCCCTTCCCGTTCAGCGTCTACGAGAACTTGGTGTACGGTCTCAAGGTCCATGGCGTGAAAAGGCAGAAGCACCATGAAACAGTCGAGAGATGCCTGAGGGCAGTCGGCCTCTGGGATGACATCAAGGATAGGTTCAAGCAGCCGGCTCTTACTCTCTCGGACGAGATGAAGCAGAGACTCTGTGTTGCCCGCGTATTGACCATCGAGCCTGAAATAATTCTCCTCGACGAACCATGCTCGGCGCTTGACCCCATAGCAACGCTCAGAATAGAAGAGCTGATGGCAGAGTTAAAAAAGGATTACACCATCCTCATCGTCACGCATAACATGCAGCAGGCTGCGCGAGTCTCCGATTATGCAGGCTTCATGCTGCTCGGTGAACTTGTTGAGTTTGGCAAAACAGACCAGATCTTCACATCACCCAAAGACGAGCGGACAGAACAGTACATCACGGGCCGCTTCGGGTAA
- a CDS encoding phosphate ABC transporter ATP-binding protein, whose product MNTKVTIRQLKLSFGTKEVLKGIDLDIYANRIYGLMGPAASGKSTLISVLNKMVSFEDGVAISGSVLLDGQEIINGRIDEVHLRKRIGTVFATPIPLPRSIFENVAFGPKLNKNYSRVELHALVEESLRKAFLWDEVKDRLQESATKLSGGQQQRLCLARTLSLKPEIILLDEPCSGLDPISTAKIEEALAELKYQHTIILVSNNTKQIARATDFVAFFYLGELIEFGPTDKVFTTPTAKMTEDYIQGKFG is encoded by the coding sequence ATGAATACCAAGGTGACGATACGACAGCTGAAGCTGAGCTTCGGCACTAAAGAGGTGTTAAAGGGGATCGACCTCGACATCTATGCGAACAGGATTTACGGATTGATGGGACCGGCGGCAAGCGGGAAGTCGACCCTCATCTCAGTGCTCAACAAGATGGTCAGCTTCGAGGATGGCGTTGCCATAAGCGGAAGCGTGCTGCTCGACGGCCAGGAAATCATTAACGGCCGCATCGACGAGGTACACCTCAGAAAGAGAATAGGAACAGTGTTCGCGACCCCTATTCCCCTTCCCCGTTCAATCTTCGAGAATGTCGCATTCGGCCCGAAGCTCAACAAGAACTATTCCCGAGTCGAGCTCCACGCGCTGGTAGAAGAAAGCCTGCGGAAGGCCTTTCTCTGGGATGAAGTCAAGGACCGGCTGCAGGAATCGGCAACGAAGCTTTCCGGCGGCCAGCAGCAGCGGCTCTGCCTCGCAAGGACGCTCTCCCTGAAACCGGAGATTATTCTTCTTGACGAGCCGTGCTCCGGACTCGATCCTATATCAACCGCAAAGATCGAGGAGGCGCTCGCCGAATTGAAGTACCAGCACACCATTATCCTGGTTTCAAACAACACCAAGCAGATAGCGCGCGCCACCGATTTCGTGGCCTTCTTTTACCTGGGCGAACTGATCGAGTTCGGCCCCACAGATAAAGTCTTCACAACGCCTACCGCCAAGATGACGGAAGATTATATCCAGGGGAAATTCGGCTAA
- a CDS encoding DUF3015 domain-containing protein, producing MKKTLVLLFVGFMVIGFSTTLLADQKNYGCGLGSMAWEGNDGLISQISAATTNGSSGNQTFGITSGTSNCTQYSEWTSNQKVNVFVADNMDSLAKDIAKGNGEHLDTLASLMNVPQKDRTAFNAKLQKNFARIYTSESVSAQDVVRNIEAVISST from the coding sequence ATGAAAAAAACGCTTGTCCTGTTGTTCGTGGGTTTCATGGTGATTGGTTTCAGCACGACTCTGCTTGCCGACCAGAAGAATTACGGCTGTGGTCTCGGCTCGATGGCCTGGGAAGGAAATGACGGCCTTATTTCCCAAATATCGGCAGCGACCACGAACGGCTCTTCCGGTAACCAGACTTTTGGTATCACGTCAGGTACATCCAACTGCACACAGTACTCGGAATGGACCTCAAATCAGAAAGTGAATGTTTTCGTGGCAGACAATATGGACAGCCTGGCAAAAGATATCGCCAAAGGTAACGGCGAGCACCTCGATACACTGGCCTCGCTCATGAACGTACCCCAGAAGGACAGAACAGCCTTTAATGCAAAGCTTCAGAAGAACTTTGCCCGTATCTATACATCTGAATCGGTCAGCGCTCAAGACGTGGTAAGGAATATAGAGGCTGTTATCTCTTCCACGTAA
- a CDS encoding phosphate ABC transporter substrate-binding protein, which translates to MRKNLATPIALLLFIALICWGTFDIRKSGASRKDTVTLAGSTSVMPFSEKLAEYFMVGHPRFSIEVQGGGSSAGIQAAMNGTVDIGMSSRKLKSDEKVHKLITICYDGISIIVHPSNPLQDISLDQIRKIYSGKIMNWKELGWVDRNIDAVSREEGSGTRGAFEELVMGKVFIDDGIMVQDSNGSVKEVVATDPYAIGYISLGIVDQKVKALTIAGIAPTVKNITQHKYGMVRPFLYLLSAEPSGAVKVFVDFVLSREGQTILRKEGLVPVNG; encoded by the coding sequence ATGAGAAAAAACCTGGCAACGCCGATAGCGCTGCTTCTATTCATAGCCCTGATCTGCTGGGGTACGTTCGACATACGCAAGTCCGGTGCGAGCCGGAAGGATACGGTTACCCTTGCGGGCTCGACGTCCGTCATGCCTTTCTCCGAAAAACTTGCTGAATATTTTATGGTCGGACACCCCAGATTCTCGATAGAGGTCCAGGGTGGTGGCTCTTCGGCCGGAATACAAGCAGCCATGAACGGAACGGTCGACATCGGCATGTCATCGAGAAAACTGAAGAGCGATGAAAAAGTTCATAAACTAATAACCATCTGCTACGATGGCATTTCCATCATCGTCCACCCCAGTAATCCCCTTCAGGATATCAGTCTGGACCAGATACGGAAGATTTACAGCGGAAAGATCATGAACTGGAAAGAGCTTGGCTGGGTAGACAGGAACATTGATGCCGTAAGCAGAGAAGAGGGTTCGGGCACAAGGGGGGCGTTTGAAGAGCTTGTGATGGGAAAAGTCTTCATCGATGACGGTATCATGGTTCAGGATTCGAATGGTTCAGTGAAGGAGGTCGTAGCCACAGACCCCTATGCAATTGGCTACATCTCGCTCGGCATCGTCGACCAGAAGGTAAAAGCCCTCACGATCGCCGGCATAGCTCCCACCGTCAAAAACATAACCCAGCACAAATACGGCATGGTGAGGCCTTTTCTCTATCTGCTGTCAGCCGAGCCTTCCGGAGCGGTGAAAGTGTTCGTGGACTTCGTACTCTCACGGGAGGGACAAACCATATTGCGCAAAGAGGGACTCGTACCGGTCAATGGCTAG